In Solidesulfovibrio fructosivorans JJ], a genomic segment contains:
- a CDS encoding glycerophosphodiester phosphodiesterase, which produces MDFPKPIIIGHRGACGHLPEHTLASYALAIELGADFVEPDLVATRDGALIARHENEIGGTTDVAAKFPDRKTRKVIDGKTVEGFFAEDLTLAEVRTLRAKERLPFRDQSRNGIFPVPTFEEIIALVRQKERETGRGIGLYPETKHPSYFRSIGLPLEGRLVEILDQNGYSGPDAPVFIQSFEMANLKDLRRMTEMPLIFLLGASEARPYDFTLAGDPRTFGDLATPAALAAIAAFARGIGPWKRLIVPEESDKSLGAPTALIADAHAAGLLVHPYTFRNEERYLAPAYHNAPSAEYRHFFALGVDGVFSDFPDTAATARTLFSQRPTQPRQKV; this is translated from the coding sequence ACACACCCTGGCCTCCTATGCCCTGGCCATCGAGCTTGGCGCGGACTTCGTCGAGCCCGACCTCGTGGCCACCAGGGACGGCGCGCTCATCGCCCGTCACGAAAACGAGATCGGCGGCACCACCGACGTTGCCGCCAAGTTCCCGGACCGCAAAACCCGCAAGGTCATCGACGGCAAGACGGTCGAAGGCTTTTTCGCCGAGGACCTGACCCTGGCCGAAGTGCGGACCCTGCGGGCCAAAGAACGCCTGCCCTTTCGTGACCAGAGCCGAAACGGCATTTTTCCCGTGCCCACCTTCGAGGAAATCATCGCCCTGGTCCGGCAAAAGGAACGGGAAACCGGGCGGGGCATCGGCCTCTATCCCGAAACCAAGCACCCGTCCTATTTTCGGTCCATAGGCCTTCCCCTGGAAGGTCGGCTGGTGGAGATTCTCGATCAAAATGGCTACAGCGGCCCGGACGCGCCGGTTTTCATCCAATCCTTTGAAATGGCGAACCTCAAGGATCTGCGCCGCATGACAGAGATGCCGCTCATCTTCCTGCTCGGCGCGTCGGAGGCTCGGCCATACGATTTCACGCTGGCCGGCGACCCGCGCACCTTCGGCGACCTGGCCACCCCGGCGGCGCTTGCCGCCATCGCCGCCTTCGCCCGGGGCATCGGGCCCTGGAAGCGGCTCATCGTCCCGGAAGAGAGCGACAAGAGCCTCGGCGCGCCAACGGCGCTTATCGCCGACGCCCATGCGGCGGGGCTCCTCGTCCATCCCTACACCTTTCGCAACGAAGAGCGCTATCTGGCCCCGGCCTATCACAACGCCCCCTCAGCGGAATACCGCCACTTCTTCGCCTTGGGCGTGGACGGCGTCTTTTCGGATTTCCCCGACACGGCCGCAACCGCCCGCACCCTCTTTTCCCAACGGCCAACCCAACCCCGTCAAAAGGTTTAG